In a genomic window of Gloeocapsopsis dulcis:
- the pyrR gene encoding bifunctional pyr operon transcriptional regulator/uracil phosphoribosyltransferase PyrR → MPAKVVEILSAEEIRRTVTRLASQVVERSRDLSQLVILGIYTRGAFLADLLARQIEMLEGVTVPAGALDITFYRDDLDQIGVRTPAKTEIPFDLTGKTVLLVDDVIYKGRTVRAALNAVNDYGRPAAIWLAVLVDRGHRELPIHPDFTGKQLPTAKEEQVKVYLQDFDGRDAVELIGN, encoded by the coding sequence ATGCCTGCTAAAGTTGTTGAAATTCTCTCTGCTGAAGAGATCCGTCGCACTGTTACGCGCCTGGCTTCCCAAGTCGTAGAAAGATCGCGGGATTTGTCGCAACTCGTCATTTTAGGTATTTATACTAGAGGTGCATTTCTAGCGGATTTGTTGGCACGTCAAATTGAAATGCTGGAAGGCGTAACAGTTCCTGCAGGGGCGTTAGATATTACGTTTTACCGCGACGATTTAGATCAGATTGGCGTCCGAACTCCAGCCAAGACGGAAATTCCTTTTGATTTGACGGGTAAAACTGTGTTACTCGTCGATGACGTGATTTACAAAGGACGCACCGTACGCGCAGCTTTGAATGCTGTTAATGATTATGGTAGACCTGCGGCAATTTGGCTAGCAGTATTAGTCGATCGCGGTCATCGCGAGTTACCGATTCATCCAGATTTTACGGGTAAACAGCTACCTACAGCTAAAGAAGAACAAGTTAAAGTATACCTTCAAGATTTTGATGGGCGCGATGCTGTGGAGTTGATCGGTAATTGA
- the cbiB gene encoding adenosylcobinamide-phosphate synthase CbiB, whose protein sequence is MTNINSIVVLVLAAFLDYLIADPWGFPHPVRVMGWAIARFNKIVWKYFNSQLTQRLAGIILGIGLITGSGLVGWLIVQATKLIHPSLGTVVESILLASCFAARSLRLAAQEVLQPLSIGNITQARSSLSKYVGRDTENLSETEILRAVLETVTENATDGVMAPLFYAIAGAFIPFIGSVPVALVYKAASTLDSMVGYREAPYTYLGWFSARLEDFLTWLPCRLTVLTLAILSGKPRYVWRICCRDAGQDPSPNSGWSECAYAAVLGVQVGGTNWYRGVAKYKPLLGNNIHPITSAKVYQALQLTRYCFFIWLGVAIAWLSLQI, encoded by the coding sequence ATTACCAACATCAACTCAATTGTTGTTTTAGTTTTGGCTGCCTTTTTAGATTACCTAATTGCCGATCCGTGGGGTTTTCCTCATCCAGTGCGCGTCATGGGTTGGGCGATCGCCCGCTTTAATAAAATTGTTTGGAAATACTTTAACAGTCAATTGACACAACGCTTGGCTGGTATTATTTTGGGCATTGGATTGATTACTGGCAGTGGTTTAGTAGGATGGTTAATTGTACAAGCTACTAAATTAATTCACCCCAGCCTCGGAACTGTTGTTGAAAGTATTCTCTTAGCAAGTTGTTTTGCGGCAAGAAGCCTTAGATTAGCTGCACAAGAAGTCTTACAACCACTAAGTATTGGAAACATCACGCAAGCACGTTCTAGCCTTAGTAAATATGTTGGTAGAGATACAGAAAATCTTTCCGAGACTGAAATTTTGCGGGCAGTTTTAGAAACTGTTACCGAAAATGCTACAGATGGTGTGATGGCACCTTTGTTTTATGCGATCGCTGGTGCTTTCATACCATTTATTGGTAGTGTTCCTGTTGCTCTAGTTTACAAAGCGGCAAGTACTTTAGATTCAATGGTAGGCTATCGCGAAGCACCTTATACTTATTTAGGTTGGTTTAGCGCTCGCTTGGAAGATTTCTTAACGTGGCTACCATGTCGCTTAACTGTGTTGACTTTAGCAATTCTATCCGGTAAGCCTCGCTATGTTTGGCGCATTTGCTGTCGAGATGCAGGGCAAGATCCTAGCCCTAATTCGGGTTGGAGTGAATGTGCTTATGCGGCTGTACTTGGCGTACAAGTGGGAGGAACAAACTGGTATCGGGGAGTTGCAAAATACAAGCCTTTACTTGGAAACAACATTCATCCGATTACTTCAGCCAAAGTTTATCAAGCATTGCAACTGACAAGATACTGCTTTTTCATTTGGCTAGGAGTTGCGATCGCCTGGCTTTCGTTGCAAATTTAA
- a CDS encoding Rrf2 family transcriptional regulator, producing MKLTTRGHYSVKALLDLSLQPKNRPASVKAIAQRQDIPAPYLEKLLIEMRRAGLVESIRGVQGGYKLARSPAQISLGQILESVGETINPLPHHTPAPTQAEDWVTFTLWQRLHQKLKEALYTITLADLYYDARSWQAAQGEATSFVV from the coding sequence ATGAAGCTAACAACTCGCGGACACTACAGCGTGAAAGCATTACTCGATTTGAGTTTGCAGCCCAAAAATAGACCTGCATCAGTAAAAGCGATCGCCCAACGCCAAGATATACCAGCACCTTACCTGGAAAAATTACTGATTGAAATGCGCCGTGCGGGATTAGTAGAATCAATACGTGGTGTTCAAGGTGGCTATAAATTAGCGCGATCGCCTGCACAAATTTCTTTAGGACAAATACTAGAATCAGTCGGTGAAACAATTAACCCTTTACCTCACCATACTCCCGCCCCAACTCAAGCAGAAGACTGGGTAACATTTACCCTATGGCAGCGATTACACCAAAAACTCAAAGAAGCACTTTATACTATTACTCTGGCAGACCTTTACTATGATGCTCGCAGTTGGCAAGCAGCCCAAGGAGAAGCAACAAGTTTTGTTGTTTAG
- a CDS encoding AbrB family transcriptional regulator, protein MSKKKKIEPLTGEELLKKVRELENLSKEEKAKACGYYTVTKNGIERVNMMKFLNALIDAEGIELDSTAHANGRGGRSASYRISVQSNGNLLIGSAYTKQMGLKPGDEFEISLGRKHIRLKQLDEDGEFDEVEIAS, encoded by the coding sequence ATGAGTAAAAAGAAAAAAATCGAGCCACTAACTGGTGAAGAACTCCTGAAGAAAGTCAGGGAGCTAGAAAACCTAAGTAAAGAAGAAAAGGCTAAAGCCTGTGGCTATTACACCGTTACAAAAAATGGTATTGAGCGTGTTAACATGATGAAATTTCTTAATGCCTTAATTGATGCAGAAGGCATTGAGTTAGATAGCACAGCTCATGCCAATGGACGTGGCGGACGGAGTGCCAGCTATAGAATCAGCGTGCAGTCAAATGGCAACTTACTAATAGGTTCTGCTTATACAAAACAGATGGGTTTAAAACCAGGAGATGAATTTGAAATCAGCCTAGGTCGCAAACACATTCGTTTGAAGCAACTTGACGAAGATGGCGAATTTGATGAAGTTGAAATTGCATCCTAA
- a CDS encoding chloride channel protein translates to MTALSPQSPEEAPSLPAELRKVTIQPALSTPSTGLTHLLNRFQLSPESVVLILAVLIGGSTGLAVVFFHFLIELIHRLMLEDLMGVISYWGAWTLACVPLLGGLVVGLMRGAKQDFGPGLSSLIAATQGSHAQSITCKELQPIIKMFAAAVSLGSGASLGPEGPSVEIGANFSLRLGHILQMSQERRRLLLGAGAAAGLAAGFNAPIAGVFFALEVVLGTTFATSAVSVVLLAAVVAALIAQIGLGGQPAFTLPVYEVRSPLEFPLYVGLGLSASLVSITYTQSLQLLRACFQGQVPGFAWLARIPLAIHPVIGGACVGLVALQYPQILGIGYETVEAMLQDVEFSLQLLVVLLIVKLVVTAISLGSGLVGGVFAPAMFLGASLGGAYAKILAILLPGMTPYMAAPPAYAMVGMAAVLAASARAPLTAILLLFELTRDYRIVLPLMAAVGLSVWLVESMKPGANSDAHLQQLNLSVETDREQEILQQISVAEAMHQSPLMLFATLPIWEAGLAMTRDRRRSALVIDETQKLVGIVTSEDISRAISREHYRISVSNSSSVHPSNEPVFSLSQLCDIYTTELLYTYPDELLSDALARMAARGLHQLPVVERNNHDRILGLLEREQIGLTCNLEVMRQALHQVLPASPKSDDLPLASLQQQASPS, encoded by the coding sequence ATGACTGCCCTTTCTCCCCAATCCCCAGAGGAGGCACCAAGTCTCCCTGCTGAGTTACGGAAGGTGACGATACAGCCTGCACTGTCAACACCTTCTACTGGCTTAACTCATTTACTGAATCGTTTTCAGCTATCCCCAGAAAGCGTTGTGCTTATTTTAGCTGTGCTGATCGGCGGTAGCACTGGTTTAGCTGTCGTTTTCTTTCACTTTTTAATCGAGCTAATCCACCGCTTGATGTTAGAAGATTTGATGGGAGTTATTTCTTATTGGGGAGCTTGGACACTTGCGTGTGTCCCTTTGCTAGGTGGATTGGTTGTTGGTTTAATGCGTGGTGCTAAACAAGATTTTGGTCCTGGGCTGTCTTCTTTAATTGCCGCAACACAGGGTAGTCATGCCCAAAGTATTACTTGTAAAGAATTGCAACCAATTATTAAGATGTTTGCAGCTGCGGTGTCATTAGGAAGTGGGGCTTCATTAGGACCAGAGGGACCCAGTGTTGAGATTGGTGCTAATTTTAGTTTACGGTTGGGTCACATCCTACAAATGTCGCAAGAGCGGCGTCGCTTGTTATTGGGGGCTGGAGCAGCAGCAGGCTTAGCAGCAGGATTTAATGCTCCGATCGCAGGTGTTTTTTTTGCTTTGGAAGTCGTTTTAGGAACTACATTCGCCACTTCTGCAGTCAGTGTTGTACTGCTAGCCGCAGTCGTAGCAGCATTGATTGCTCAAATCGGCTTAGGAGGACAACCGGCTTTTACACTGCCAGTTTACGAAGTCCGCAGTCCGTTGGAATTTCCCTTGTACGTTGGTTTGGGATTAAGTGCTAGTCTTGTTTCCATAACTTATACCCAATCTCTACAACTACTGCGAGCTTGCTTTCAAGGACAAGTTCCTGGTTTTGCGTGGTTAGCCAGAATTCCCTTAGCAATTCATCCTGTTATTGGCGGTGCTTGTGTTGGTTTGGTAGCACTACAGTATCCCCAAATCTTGGGTATCGGTTATGAAACTGTGGAAGCAATGCTGCAGGATGTGGAATTTTCTTTGCAATTGCTTGTGGTGTTATTGATAGTTAAGTTAGTCGTAACTGCAATTAGTTTGGGTAGTGGTTTAGTTGGTGGTGTATTTGCTCCAGCAATGTTTCTTGGAGCTTCATTAGGAGGAGCTTATGCGAAAATTTTGGCAATCCTTTTACCTGGAATGACTCCTTATATGGCGGCACCTCCAGCCTATGCGATGGTAGGTATGGCAGCAGTACTAGCTGCAAGTGCGCGAGCGCCTTTGACGGCTATTCTCTTATTATTTGAACTGACACGAGATTACCGCATTGTTTTACCGTTAATGGCAGCTGTAGGTCTAAGTGTCTGGCTTGTTGAGAGCATGAAGCCTGGTGCAAATTCTGATGCACATCTACAACAGTTGAATTTGAGTGTCGAGACAGATCGCGAACAAGAAATTTTACAACAAATCTCTGTCGCAGAGGCGATGCATCAATCTCCACTGATGTTATTTGCAACACTACCCATTTGGGAAGCAGGCTTGGCAATGACTCGCGATCGTCGCCGGAGTGCTTTGGTTATTGATGAAACTCAAAAATTAGTTGGTATCGTTACCTCAGAAGATATTTCGCGGGCAATTTCGCGGGAACACTACAGAATAAGTGTTAGTAACTCAAGTTCGGTACATCCTTCAAACGAGCCAGTTTTTTCTCTATCTCAACTCTGTGACATTTATACAACTGAGCTACTTTACACTTATCCCGATGAACTTTTATCTGATGCTTTAGCCCGCATGGCAGCACGAGGTTTACATCAGTTACCTGTAGTTGAACGAAACAACCACGATCGTATTTTAGGTTTGCTAGAACGAGAACAAATTGGATTAACTTGCAACTTAGAGGTAATGCGTCAAGCACTACACCAAGTCTTACCAGCATCACCGAAATCTGATGACTTACCCTTAGCTAGTTTGCAGCAACAAGCCTCACCTAGCTAA
- a CDS encoding ArnT family glycosyltransferase, with protein sequence MRDRFHWDFAKKFDYRRNSKVDWLWILALLLAAVLVYSINLGGLALRDWDEGTVAQVAREIWRAPANSWRWLHPTLGGTPYLNKPPLMHLLIAEAYSLGGVNEWTSRLPGAMLSAISVPLLYCIGREVFPRRSPAIFSALVYLTLLPMVRHGRLAMLDGAVVCFFLLMMLCVLRSRRNLRYCLGVGIGFALVCLTKGIIGLLLLAIALLFLLWDTPRLLTSPYLCVGVFIGAAPVTWWYLSQWLEYGNTFTHTGIMAQSLSRVWTSVENHAGPPWYYLLEILKYSLPWLLFLPQGLRKAWENRNWSWAKLILVWIGFYLIAISVMQTKLPWYVLPLYPAISLAVGAQLADYWHTSDASYPRPVVVCLGLLAVGATLGSFYFSPWSPAQDVALQMILAAVAGTMILANILARRGDRQFLIILIWGMYVSLVLFMTSHHWVWELAEAYPVKPVAAMIQKSTPPGQIIYTSFPYARPSLNFYSDRQIITATPDELQRQWQHNSLSYLLLDPPTLKNLQLSAAQQLGSTQRWTLLRRGEG encoded by the coding sequence ATGCGCGATCGCTTTCATTGGGATTTTGCAAAAAAGTTTGATTACCGACGCAATAGCAAGGTTGATTGGTTATGGATTTTAGCTTTATTGTTAGCTGCAGTGCTAGTTTACAGTATTAATTTGGGAGGATTAGCACTACGCGATTGGGATGAAGGAACTGTCGCCCAAGTTGCCCGCGAAATTTGGCGTGCGCCTGCGAATTCATGGCGTTGGCTGCATCCTACGCTAGGAGGCACACCTTATCTAAATAAGCCACCACTCATGCATTTATTGATAGCTGAGGCGTACTCACTTGGCGGGGTTAATGAGTGGACATCACGTTTGCCAGGAGCGATGCTGAGTGCGATTTCTGTGCCTCTATTGTACTGTATCGGGCGGGAAGTTTTCCCCAGGAGATCGCCGGCAATTTTTTCTGCATTGGTATATCTCACACTGCTACCAATGGTGCGTCATGGGCGATTAGCAATGTTGGATGGGGCGGTAGTGTGTTTCTTTCTGTTGATGATGTTGTGTGTATTACGATCGCGTCGCAATTTACGTTATTGCTTGGGTGTTGGTATTGGATTTGCCTTAGTTTGTCTGACTAAAGGAATTATTGGATTATTGCTGCTGGCGATCGCGCTGTTATTTTTGTTGTGGGATACGCCACGATTACTGACGAGTCCTTACTTATGCGTAGGTGTTTTTATTGGTGCTGCGCCTGTAACTTGGTGGTACTTATCTCAATGGCTGGAATACGGCAACACTTTCACTCATACAGGAATTATGGCTCAATCCTTGAGTCGTGTTTGGACAAGTGTAGAAAATCATGCCGGACCACCTTGGTATTATTTATTGGAGATATTAAAGTACAGCTTGCCTTGGTTGCTTTTTTTGCCCCAGGGTTTACGTAAAGCATGGGAAAACCGCAACTGGAGTTGGGCAAAACTCATCCTTGTGTGGATTGGCTTTTATTTGATCGCAATTTCTGTAATGCAAACCAAGCTTCCTTGGTATGTTTTGCCACTATATCCAGCTATTTCTTTAGCTGTGGGAGCACAGTTAGCTGATTACTGGCATACATCTGATGCCTCATATCCGCGCCCAGTCGTTGTGTGCTTGGGGCTACTTGCCGTAGGAGCCACTCTTGGTAGTTTCTACTTTAGCCCTTGGAGTCCTGCACAGGATGTTGCATTACAAATGATTTTAGCTGCAGTTGCAGGCACAATGATTTTGGCAAATATTTTAGCTAGACGAGGCGATCGCCAGTTCTTGATAATTTTAATTTGGGGAATGTATGTCTCGCTTGTGTTATTTATGACTTCGCACCACTGGGTTTGGGAACTTGCCGAAGCTTATCCTGTAAAACCTGTTGCTGCAATGATTCAAAAGTCTACACCCCCAGGACAGATCATTTATACATCTTTTCCTTACGCTCGTCCTTCGCTAAATTTTTATAGCGATCGCCAAATTATTACTGCTACTCCTGACGAACTTCAGCGTCAATGGCAACACAATTCGCTATCCTATCTTCTTCTCGATCCCCCAACACTTAAAAATCTCCAACTTTCAGCAGCACAGCAGTTAGGAAGTACCCAACGTTGGACGCTACTGAGAAGGGGCGAGGGGTGA
- a CDS encoding LysR family transcriptional regulator: protein MSDITSKIKLSQLRALVAVAEQGNFSTAALHLEISQSAVSHAIAALEEDLGVVLLARGRYGAHPTPVGERIIAHARQVLQLLETMAKEANLEKGLHGGQVRIACFRSVATHILPAVIAQFRSNFPKIAITITEHYDYINVEQDLREGHADLGFTYLPASDEFETWELLRDDYIVLLPPTAPNITQEINWQQLAAYPLIVPSTNTCSIRIRNHLKFSDCPLNVAYEVREDSTIVSMVAQGLGAAILPRLAAEPVPRGLQACTLPTPLERVIGVAVLADTLQTPAVFAFLDVLKKSEQFILKAVV from the coding sequence ATGAGTGACATTACTAGTAAAATCAAGCTTTCGCAGTTGCGGGCATTAGTCGCAGTTGCAGAACAGGGAAACTTCAGTACGGCTGCGTTGCACTTGGAGATATCGCAGTCAGCGGTGAGTCATGCGATCGCTGCTTTAGAAGAAGATTTAGGCGTAGTCTTACTGGCGCGTGGGCGTTATGGTGCGCATCCTACCCCTGTAGGAGAACGTATTATTGCTCATGCACGTCAGGTACTACAATTACTCGAAACCATGGCTAAAGAAGCAAACCTCGAAAAAGGTTTGCATGGCGGACAAGTACGAATTGCCTGTTTTCGGAGCGTAGCGACTCACATCTTACCAGCAGTGATTGCCCAGTTTCGCAGCAACTTTCCTAAGATTGCAATCACAATTACGGAGCATTACGATTACATCAATGTAGAACAAGATTTACGTGAAGGTCATGCCGATCTTGGCTTCACCTATCTTCCTGCTAGTGATGAATTTGAAACTTGGGAGTTATTGCGCGATGATTACATTGTATTGTTACCTCCAACTGCCCCAAATATCACTCAAGAAATTAATTGGCAGCAGTTAGCAGCTTATCCTTTAATTGTTCCTTCCACAAATACCTGCTCAATTAGAATTCGCAATCATCTAAAATTTTCTGACTGTCCTTTAAATGTTGCCTATGAAGTTAGAGAAGATTCTACAATTGTTAGTATGGTTGCTCAAGGCTTAGGTGCAGCAATTCTCCCACGATTAGCCGCTGAACCAGTACCGCGAGGTTTACAAGCCTGCACTTTACCAACTCCTCTGGAAAGAGTTATTGGTGTAGCTGTGTTAGCAGATACACTACAAACTCCTGCAGTTTTTGCCTTTTTAGATGTTCTCAAGAAGTCAGAGCAGTTCATCTTGAAAGCTGTAGTTTAA
- a CDS encoding N-formylglutamate amidohydrolase, whose translation MTSSSWVLTEGDGPVVAVALHDGHDIREEVAPLLSVTEADRWREEDPYTAHWTKIGDTRIIAQRSRFEFDLNRRRDRAVYIKPEDAWGLKVWQNRPPRAIIERSLAEHDAFYAMLEGVLSNIERRHSRFIVFELHTYNHLRFGHSLPADPRYNPEINIGTGTLNRQRWAPVIDRFTKDLQAFNFLGRHLDVRENINFSGGYFPRWVHQTFPDSACVLSIEVKKFFMNEWTNEVDIVQLDAIRQALQSTVPGLLEALNQVDAGITSSAYQLA comes from the coding sequence ATGACGTCAAGTAGCTGGGTATTAACTGAGGGAGATGGACCTGTTGTCGCTGTCGCGTTGCATGATGGTCATGATATCCGCGAAGAAGTCGCCCCGTTACTCAGCGTCACCGAAGCGGATCGCTGGCGCGAAGAAGATCCCTATACCGCACATTGGACAAAGATTGGCGATACCAGAATTATTGCACAGCGATCGCGTTTTGAATTTGACCTGAATCGCCGCCGCGATCGAGCTGTCTATATTAAACCTGAAGATGCATGGGGATTAAAAGTTTGGCAAAATAGACCACCCCGTGCTATTATTGAGCGTTCTTTGGCAGAACATGACGCCTTTTATGCAATGTTGGAAGGAGTCTTGAGCAATATTGAACGTCGCCATAGCCGCTTTATTGTATTCGAGTTACATACTTACAACCACTTGCGTTTTGGTCACTCATTACCCGCTGATCCGCGATACAATCCTGAAATCAACATTGGGACAGGAACACTCAATCGTCAACGGTGGGCACCTGTCATCGACCGTTTTACAAAGGATTTGCAAGCTTTCAACTTTCTAGGTAGACATTTAGATGTCCGCGAAAATATCAACTTTTCTGGTGGTTACTTCCCTCGCTGGGTACATCAAACATTTCCTGACTCAGCGTGTGTTTTATCAATTGAAGTTAAGAAGTTTTTTATGAACGAATGGACTAATGAAGTAGACATTGTGCAGTTAGATGCGATTCGTCAAGCACTGCAATCGACTGTCCCAGGTTTACTAGAAGCTTTAAATCAAGTCGATGCAGGTATTACCAGCAGCGCGTATCAATTAGCTTAA
- a CDS encoding glutamate-cysteine ligase family protein → MSVEDRRIGLEQEFFLVDEQGVISQRGDEYLQHCQEVATSEGRNPQHFAPEWVKSMVEINTPPAYSVTELATEYLSNLKVALKVAKEMSLRLYPLSTYPLHVMPTIRNKPWYHIQVRTVGFDRFMHAARCTGTHIHLDLPEGIIDRRVGVSYNSTPEARAELLNIYNLATALDPSLIVLSRACPFYEGRVMKFAAHTVRYRGSEVFGWEGVYTHLQSVGGLQPYAADTEELVELQFARYYSWLSAMDKAGVERRLFQEAGGNLLKAAWNRVRLNGIGTVEMRGTDSNYPQVILAIATLLYHAAHRVRTEQLTVKPTDGVRTFELNGNILAVPDFRYLDGDLLYAAVTEGVKSAEVVAYLDSILDFAVQEGGEGSHYLETLRSSLGQYQTTEAEILQDFIPTTEEISQEEGLRLVRQCCDKLEQQVAFLEQSHFEMLMEN, encoded by the coding sequence ATGAGTGTAGAAGATCGGCGGATAGGGCTTGAGCAAGAGTTTTTTTTAGTAGATGAACAAGGTGTTATTTCGCAGCGCGGTGATGAATACTTACAGCATTGTCAAGAAGTAGCAACATCAGAAGGACGAAATCCTCAGCATTTTGCCCCTGAATGGGTAAAAAGCATGGTGGAAATTAACACACCGCCTGCATATAGTGTGACAGAGTTAGCAACTGAGTATTTAAGCAATCTCAAGGTAGCACTCAAGGTAGCTAAGGAAATGAGTCTCAGGCTTTACCCTTTATCTACCTATCCGTTACACGTTATGCCGACAATTCGTAACAAGCCGTGGTATCACATTCAAGTCCGCACCGTAGGCTTTGATCGCTTTATGCACGCGGCGCGGTGTACGGGAACGCACATTCATTTAGATCTCCCTGAAGGAATTATTGACCGACGTGTAGGCGTATCTTACAACTCTACACCAGAGGCACGCGCAGAACTGCTCAATATCTACAATTTAGCAACAGCTTTAGACCCATCACTGATTGTCCTATCGCGTGCGTGTCCTTTCTACGAAGGACGAGTGATGAAGTTTGCAGCCCATACCGTACGTTATCGCGGTAGTGAGGTTTTTGGCTGGGAAGGAGTGTATACCCATTTGCAATCTGTAGGTGGATTACAGCCTTATGCAGCAGACACTGAAGAATTAGTTGAGTTACAGTTTGCACGGTACTACTCTTGGTTATCAGCAATGGATAAAGCAGGAGTAGAGAGACGTTTATTTCAAGAAGCTGGGGGAAATCTGCTTAAGGCGGCGTGGAATCGCGTGCGACTTAACGGTATTGGTACAGTAGAAATGCGCGGTACAGATAGTAACTATCCCCAAGTCATTTTAGCGATCGCTACGCTACTTTATCACGCGGCGCATCGCGTACGAACTGAGCAATTGACAGTAAAACCAACTGATGGAGTACGCACATTTGAGTTGAATGGCAATATCCTTGCTGTACCCGATTTTCGCTATCTTGATGGTGATTTGCTCTATGCTGCTGTCACTGAGGGAGTTAAGAGTGCTGAGGTTGTTGCTTATTTAGATTCGATTCTTGATTTTGCTGTGCAAGAAGGTGGTGAAGGATCGCACTATCTAGAAACTTTGAGATCTTCGTTAGGGCAATATCAAACTACTGAAGCGGAAATTTTACAAGACTTTATCCCAACTACTGAAGAAATCTCGCAAGAAGAGGGCTTACGTTTGGTACGTCAGTGTTGCGACAAGTTAGAACAGCAAGTTGCATTTCTAGAACAATCGCATTTCGAGATGCTTATGGAGAATTAA
- a CDS encoding RNA-guided endonuclease InsQ/TnpB family protein yields the protein MFVYEYKVNPKPQQIAAINEAIRTSQFVRNKVLRYWMDNRGVGKTEMFRYNTNLRKEYKFVDDLNSHACQTAVERVLRAVNRFYDNCKKQIPGKKGYPQFKRSSRSVEYKVSGWKLSQNRKRITFTDKKGIGNLKLIGSRDLNFYQIEQIKRVRIIRRADGYYVQFSVHLDPRDTVEPIIPSQKAVGIDVGIKYFLADSQGNVEPNPQFYRRGEKQLNRLNRRKSKKFRKGTHQSRNYHRARCLYALKHLKVSRQREEFVKRVALRLIKSNDLVAYEDLNVKGMVKNKHLSKSISDAGWSTFKRWLDYFGYKYGKITIAVSPYNTSQNCSNCGEKVQKSLSTRTHICSHCNYVEDRDVNAAINILQKGLLSTVGQTESSKLGEIEPLARLEQSCLTKLCL from the coding sequence GTGTTTGTCTACGAGTACAAAGTCAACCCAAAGCCACAACAAATAGCCGCCATCAATGAAGCAATTAGGACATCTCAATTTGTCCGCAATAAAGTGCTTCGCTATTGGATGGATAATCGTGGTGTGGGAAAGACTGAGATGTTTAGATATAACACTAACTTGAGGAAAGAGTATAAATTTGTTGATGATTTAAACTCCCATGCCTGCCAGACTGCTGTTGAAAGAGTCCTGAGAGCCGTTAATCGCTTCTACGACAACTGCAAAAAACAGATACCTGGGAAAAAAGGATATCCACAATTCAAGCGTTCCTCTCGCTCAGTTGAATATAAGGTGTCGGGGTGGAAGTTATCGCAGAACAGAAAACGTATTACTTTCACCGATAAGAAAGGGATAGGCAATCTCAAGTTAATCGGTTCTAGGGATTTAAATTTTTATCAAATAGAACAAATTAAGCGCGTCAGAATTATCCGTCGTGCCGATGGGTATTACGTACAGTTCTCAGTGCATCTAGATCCTAGAGACACGGTTGAACCTATAATTCCTAGCCAAAAAGCAGTAGGTATTGATGTCGGCATCAAGTATTTCTTGGCAGATAGTCAAGGAAATGTTGAGCCTAACCCCCAGTTTTATCGTCGAGGAGAAAAACAATTAAATCGTTTAAATAGGAGGAAGTCTAAAAAGTTTCGTAAAGGTACACATCAGTCTAGAAACTATCACAGGGCTAGATGTTTATATGCATTGAAGCATTTAAAAGTAAGTAGGCAGCGAGAAGAGTTTGTCAAGAGAGTGGCACTCCGTTTAATCAAGTCTAACGACTTAGTAGCCTATGAAGATTTAAATGTGAAAGGCATGGTAAAGAACAAGCATCTGTCTAAGTCGATTAGTGATGCAGGATGGTCAACTTTTAAAAGGTGGTTAGATTATTTTGGCTACAAATATGGCAAGATAACTATTGCAGTTTCTCCATACAACACCAGCCAGAACTGCTCTAACTGTGGCGAAAAAGTGCAGAAGTCTCTATCTACTAGAACTCATATTTGTTCTCATTGTAATTATGTGGAAGATAGAGATGTTAACGCTGCAATCAACATCCTACAAAAGGGACTACTAAGTACCGTCGGGCAGACGGAATCTTCTAAGCTTGGGGAGATAGAACCTCTGGCTAGGTTGGAGCAATCCTGCTTAACTAAGTTGTGTCTGTGA